The proteins below are encoded in one region of Eubacterium sp. 1001713B170207_170306_E7:
- a CDS encoding GHKL domain-containing protein translates to MNDFLNANMFVRYLLGFWFLVAPVAFICLLPFDREEYRIPLRKMVFFGVFSMVILSFAETAVLVRNEALFSGENAIATADNLVRCITMLICLTLYFYCVRSTAMKKLLVYAMGFTYAAFTTALGTLYSNVNPRQVEETGVLLQDGSLYFYIALDLLLVPAAALFMRRQVRPALRNMDSAITRKIGMGIILMMMIYGFSFATVIGARNFYTIPMLTVFFSLSFCVFFSFALFFSIVRQSSQTMKAREEAHRLARQIEIDALSYRKMMGSIEQARAVRHDVRHHMRQIGSMLQRGDHEGAEAYTQIYMERMDAQSQITVCQNYLVNNIVLYYLDLCQKDGIELRHHIVLPELSGISPVDLTVLFSNILENALNACRLVTESPPFIELRSECVGASLVIVLENSLNSSAASSGNGSGIGMKSVDAIARAHDGEAYFGPEDGLYITKISLCLE, encoded by the coding sequence ATGAACGATTTTCTCAACGCAAATATGTTCGTGCGCTATCTCCTGGGTTTCTGGTTTCTGGTAGCGCCCGTTGCTTTTATCTGTCTTCTGCCATTCGACCGCGAGGAATACCGTATTCCCCTCAGAAAGATGGTGTTCTTTGGCGTTTTTAGCATGGTGATTCTGTCATTTGCGGAAACGGCAGTGCTGGTTAGAAATGAGGCCCTGTTTTCAGGTGAGAACGCCATTGCGACAGCGGATAATCTTGTCCGTTGTATAACTATGCTGATTTGTCTGACGCTCTATTTCTACTGTGTCCGGAGCACAGCGATGAAAAAATTACTGGTTTATGCCATGGGATTTACCTACGCGGCGTTCACGACAGCTCTGGGGACATTGTACAGCAATGTCAATCCCCGGCAGGTTGAGGAGACAGGCGTGCTGCTGCAGGATGGGTCGCTTTATTTTTATATCGCCCTCGATCTTTTGCTGGTGCCAGCGGCGGCACTGTTTATGCGCAGGCAGGTACGGCCAGCTCTCAGGAATATGGACTCTGCGATCACGCGTAAAATCGGGATGGGGATTATTCTTATGATGATGATCTATGGCTTCAGCTTTGCCACGGTTATTGGCGCCAGAAACTTTTATACGATACCGATGCTCACTGTTTTTTTCAGTCTCAGCTTTTGCGTATTTTTTTCCTTTGCTCTTTTCTTTTCCATTGTGCGGCAGAGCTCGCAGACCATGAAAGCGAGGGAGGAAGCGCATCGCCTGGCTCGACAGATCGAAATTGATGCTCTGAGCTACCGCAAGATGATGGGCAGCATCGAACAGGCACGGGCAGTCCGCCACGATGTGCGCCATCATATGCGGCAGATTGGCAGTATGCTTCAAAGAGGCGACCACGAAGGCGCTGAGGCCTACACCCAGATCTATATGGAGCGTATGGATGCTCAGTCGCAGATCACAGTATGCCAGAATTATCTGGTCAACAATATTGTACTGTACTATCTTGACCTATGTCAGAAGGACGGTATCGAGCTGAGGCATCACATTGTGCTTCCAGAGCTTTCGGGGATCAGCCCTGTGGATCTGACCGTTCTCTTTTCAAATATTCTTGAAAATGCCCTGAACGCATGCCGTCTGGTGACAGAAAGCCCGCCCTTTATTGAACTTCGATCCGAATGTGTTGGCGCCTCCCTTGTGATTGTGCTGGAAAACAGCCTGAATTCCAGCGCTGCATCTTCAGGAAATGGCAGCGGGATAGGGATGAAAAGCGTAGACGCTATTGCCCGAGCTCACGATGGTGAGGCGTATTTTGGTCCGGAAGATGGCCTCTATATAACGAAAATCAGTTTGTGTTTAGAATAG
- a CDS encoding DUF5684 domain-containing protein → MTYNYFYETTGMVGLLLSLAWYIFILIAGWRLFEKAGEPGWKSLIPIYGSYILYKISWKTNMFWIYLVCVVAGAFMGVSDNGALVSISSLFSLVSFVLIIIQTYKMSKVFGHGGGYTVGLLLLRPVFILILGFGSAEYKGNPDQN, encoded by the coding sequence ATGACCTATAATTATTTCTATGAAACGACAGGCATGGTCGGGCTGCTTCTGAGCCTGGCCTGGTATATTTTTATTCTGATTGCGGGCTGGAGGCTCTTTGAAAAAGCAGGTGAGCCTGGCTGGAAATCATTGATTCCAATTTATGGCAGTTATATCCTTTATAAAATCAGCTGGAAAACAAATATGTTCTGGATTTACCTGGTCTGTGTTGTAGCCGGCGCCTTTATGGGGGTATCCGATAACGGTGCGCTGGTTTCCATCAGCAGCCTGTTTTCCCTGGTATCCTTTGTGCTGATAATCATCCAGACCTACAAGATGTCAAAGGTCTTTGGACATGGCGGTGGCTATACCGTAGGTCTGCTTTTACTGAGACCTGTTTTTATACTGATTCTTGGCTTCGGCAGCGCAGAGTACAAGGGTAATCCAGATCAAAACTGA
- a CDS encoding lectin like domain-containing protein, whose amino-acid sequence MQTKTRRQPKCFKKVILTILVTLPLLLGSVTAAEQLPDGQIVGGYSSDTAGAGYSNYPAGENRITPRSALPEKLDLREADLDGDGVVEPSYVTTTKQQSPWGTCWAFGALSAIESNYIKATGSTAEDVDFSERYHAWFGYTLDHGEGIEPVKNAGKRLDFGGNRNISSTVLSSWSGPAKESAAPYQANDGDTESKDTDWTLPDNLIRDPQVMSDARVQNIDFLPSTAIFTDQESHQGYVYSQAATEAIKQAIVNNGVVELSYCAAVAIPGEAPDYRYLNMETKAHYTYEYVVANHAVSIVGWDDNYSVRHFNEGHQPVADGAWIVKNSWGSYEDKSDEGWEANKDKIPVDRQGYFYLSYYDQSVCDFTSYQVDTDTDGLFAYDNNYQYDYLGLKSPDSRKPSEAGCSGMTANVFTVAANELLQAVSVITAEPDCTADIHIYKVPAGTADPTSGELVAEQKGVSLPYAGYHTIVLDEPVSLNAGENFAVMETITNRDGKGYAPIERGSGEVVASEDESATVETAENTVRYIADIEESQSFLYKDGAWIDLAKDGTDGVDKEGNALQTGNVMIKAFTTDLDSFSLTGMSIEVLNAEGQSLGSQQVTEWSKVTLPEGTEAIRLFPTTEGEGTLTITAAGQTVGAEASVSKDLFSQDGLVLTTQATGPRGNNAEVNTYRLSIEIKAAQGSDGEPDTGSNSKEAEKNSAADKNAGTGIDENRAAMILGASAVLLLAAGLGVLYWKQKGNH is encoded by the coding sequence GTGCAGACAAAAACAAGAAGACAACCAAAATGTTTTAAAAAAGTCATTCTGACCATTCTGGTCACACTGCCGTTGTTACTGGGCAGTGTGACCGCAGCGGAGCAGCTGCCTGATGGACAGATCGTTGGCGGTTATAGCAGTGATACCGCAGGAGCAGGCTACAGCAACTATCCCGCAGGCGAAAACCGGATCACGCCGAGAAGCGCATTGCCGGAAAAACTTGATCTACGGGAAGCCGACCTGGACGGGGACGGGGTGGTCGAACCGTCTTATGTTACTACCACAAAGCAGCAATCCCCTTGGGGGACCTGCTGGGCTTTTGGAGCCCTGTCGGCGATTGAGTCCAATTATATCAAAGCAACGGGCAGCACCGCTGAAGATGTCGATTTTTCGGAGCGATACCATGCCTGGTTCGGATATACGCTAGACCACGGTGAAGGAATAGAGCCAGTCAAAAACGCTGGAAAGCGTCTCGACTTCGGTGGAAACCGCAATATTAGCTCAACAGTACTTTCCAGCTGGTCCGGACCAGCAAAGGAAAGTGCAGCGCCCTATCAGGCGAATGATGGAGACACTGAATCGAAGGACACAGACTGGACCCTGCCAGATAACCTCATCCGAGATCCGCAGGTCATGTCGGACGCCCGGGTGCAGAACATCGATTTTTTGCCAAGTACGGCGATCTTTACAGATCAGGAGAGCCACCAGGGATATGTCTATTCACAGGCAGCCACCGAGGCCATCAAGCAGGCGATTGTGAATAACGGCGTGGTGGAGCTTTCCTATTGCGCGGCGGTCGCAATTCCGGGAGAAGCACCAGATTACAGATATTTGAATATGGAAACCAAGGCCCATTATACCTATGAATATGTTGTCGCAAACCACGCGGTCAGCATTGTAGGCTGGGATGACAATTATTCGGTGAGACACTTTAATGAAGGACACCAGCCTGTAGCCGACGGCGCGTGGATTGTCAAGAACAGCTGGGGCAGCTATGAGGACAAATCAGATGAAGGCTGGGAAGCCAATAAGGACAAAATACCTGTGGACCGTCAGGGCTACTTTTATCTTTCCTATTATGATCAGTCCGTCTGTGATTTTACCTCCTACCAGGTCGATACCGATACAGACGGCCTGTTCGCCTATGACAATAACTACCAGTACGACTATCTGGGGCTTAAATCGCCAGACAGCCGGAAGCCATCCGAAGCCGGATGCAGCGGTATGACCGCCAATGTGTTTACTGTAGCCGCAAATGAGCTGCTCCAGGCAGTCTCTGTGATCACAGCCGAGCCCGACTGCACAGCGGATATTCACATTTACAAGGTGCCCGCCGGCACCGCTGACCCCACTTCGGGCGAGCTGGTAGCAGAGCAGAAAGGCGTGAGCCTGCCCTACGCGGGTTACCATACCATCGTGCTTGATGAACCGGTTTCCTTAAATGCCGGTGAGAACTTTGCGGTAATGGAAACCATCACAAACAGAGATGGCAAAGGTTACGCGCCCATTGAGCGAGGAAGCGGGGAAGTGGTAGCTTCGGAGGATGAATCTGCCACCGTTGAAACCGCTGAAAACACCGTCCGTTACATCGCTGACATTGAAGAGAGCCAGAGCTTTTTATATAAGGATGGAGCCTGGATCGATCTGGCAAAGGACGGGACCGATGGCGTGGACAAAGAGGGCAACGCCTTGCAAACCGGCAACGTCATGATCAAGGCATTTACCACCGATCTGGACAGCTTCTCGCTCACAGGCATGTCTATCGAGGTGTTGAATGCAGAAGGACAGAGCCTTGGAAGCCAGCAGGTCACCGAATGGTCAAAGGTAACGCTGCCTGAGGGGACTGAGGCCATCCGTCTGTTCCCCACAACAGAGGGCGAAGGAACACTGACTATCACCGCCGCCGGCCAGACCGTGGGCGCAGAGGCGTCGGTTTCAAAGGATCTGTTCTCACAGGACGGCCTTGTCCTTACCACCCAGGCCACAGGGCCAAGGGGCAATAACGCCGAGGTTAACACCTATCGGCTGAGCATTGAGATAAAAGCAGCGCAGGGATCTGACGGAGAACCGGACACAGGCAGCAACAGCAAAGAAGCAGAAAAAAACAGCGCCGCCGATAAAAACGCCGGCACCGGAATAGATGAAAACAGAGCAGCCATGATCCTGGGAGCATCCGCAGTATTGCTGCTGGCAGCAGGTCTGGGCGTCCTTTACTGGAAACAAAAAGGCAACCACTAA
- a CDS encoding TetR/AcrR family transcriptional regulator: MRKQPEVTEQTKANLRTAFWELYKEKPIEKITIKEIADTAGYNRGTFYLYYKDVYDLFTKIEEELLEAIRQLIHDTLPQKEGLDFAGHMGLIVELTQRYSAYMSVLLSDRGDPSFGTRLKELIWPLLNRYLISTKDLKEEEQALLSEFYLSGLLSAITKWLNEPGDMTIDQFIGFVMQHIFAGLFTV; this comes from the coding sequence GTGAGAAAACAACCTGAAGTCACAGAACAGACAAAAGCAAATCTCAGAACAGCCTTCTGGGAGCTTTATAAAGAAAAACCCATCGAGAAGATAACCATTAAAGAGATAGCCGATACCGCTGGATATAACAGAGGCACCTTCTATCTTTATTATAAGGATGTCTACGACCTTTTTACCAAGATCGAGGAGGAACTGCTAGAAGCCATCCGCCAGCTGATCCACGATACACTGCCCCAGAAGGAAGGTCTGGATTTCGCTGGACATATGGGGCTCATCGTCGAGCTCACACAGCGCTACTCGGCCTATATGTCCGTCCTGCTGAGTGACCGGGGTGATCCCAGCTTCGGCACCCGTCTCAAGGAGTTAATCTGGCCCCTGCTTAACCGCTACCTTATCTCCACCAAAGACCTGAAAGAGGAAGAGCAGGCTCTTCTATCCGAATTTTACCTTTCCGGCCTTCTATCCGCCATTACCAAATGGTTGAACGAACCGGGCGATATGACCATTGATCAGTTTATCGGCTTTGTCATGCAGCATATCTTTGCAGGGTTGTTTACGGTATAG
- the rplS gene encoding 50S ribosomal protein L19: protein MDIIKKIEQENMKAEKPEFNVGDTVKVHVRVIEGKRERIQIFEGVVLKKQHGGVKETFTVRKISSGVGVERTFPVHSPKIDKIEVTRRGKVRRARLHYLRDRVGKAAKVKERR from the coding sequence ATGGATATTATTAAAAAGATCGAACAGGAAAACATGAAAGCAGAAAAACCGGAATTTAACGTAGGGGATACCGTCAAGGTTCACGTCCGCGTTATTGAAGGTAAGCGTGAAAGAATTCAGATTTTTGAAGGCGTTGTACTGAAAAAACAACACGGCGGCGTTAAAGAAACCTTTACCGTAAGAAAGATTTCCTCTGGCGTAGGCGTCGAAAGAACCTTCCCGGTACACTCACCAAAAATCGACAAAATTGAAGTTACCAGACGCGGTAAGGTCAGAAGAGCAAGACTCCACTACCTGCGCGACAGAGTTGGTAAAGCAGCTAAAGTCAAAGAAAGACGGTAA
- the lepB gene encoding signal peptidase I — MSQNEDRNAKKEHSEAREWIQSIIIAVVLAFVIKMFLFDFVLVQGSSMHPTLENGDRLIINKIEYRLGEPDYGDIVILNYSSSVEYVKRVIAKGGDTISIRDQVVYVNGEPIDEPYVNTDPYGDFPEVTVPEGTYFVMGDNRANSSDSRFTSLGFVDQKDIVGHVFFRFWPFDKFGSVS, encoded by the coding sequence GTGAGTCAGAATGAAGACCGCAATGCCAAAAAGGAACATTCCGAAGCCAGAGAATGGATACAATCCATCATCATTGCTGTGGTGCTGGCCTTTGTCATCAAGATGTTTCTTTTTGATTTTGTATTGGTGCAGGGAAGCTCTATGCATCCCACGCTGGAAAACGGCGACCGCCTTATTATCAATAAAATTGAGTACCGTCTGGGCGAGCCCGATTATGGCGACATCGTGATTTTAAATTATTCAAGCAGTGTAGAATATGTCAAGCGTGTCATCGCCAAAGGAGGAGACACCATCTCCATCAGGGATCAGGTGGTTTATGTTAACGGGGAGCCCATCGACGAACCCTACGTCAATACCGATCCCTACGGCGATTTTCCTGAGGTAACCGTGCCCGAGGGAACCTATTTTGTCATGGGTGATAACCGGGCCAACAGCTCGGACAGCCGCTTCACAAGTCTGGGCTTTGTGGATCAGAAGGATATTGTCGGACATGTGTTCTTCCGCTTCTGGCCTTTTGACAAGTTTGGATCGGTGAGCTGA
- a CDS encoding FtsX-like permease family protein: protein MKNAFLKDIWRTIQKSRKRFFSILMITALGVTMLTGLKAACDDLRYSADHFFDTQNLYDISVMSTLGLTDEDVAALSQLDGVETAEGSYSETVYTQVDDKRQNAEVKVLSAKGMNEPYLLEGVLPQKADEIAVTQKYMKNTGKALGDALTIEEDLETAVLEDSTGDTDEWAEDFEDKAETPTFANTTYKITGVVLDPMDISNNEGASAFRSASNTDFTFFVTPDAVESDVFTAVYLTLTDSRSLICYSDVYKDSVQRVIQAIESKIKTDREQARTQSVTGEAADKITDAEQKMNEQFEMAETEFSDAEKELADGRQKLADGLRELENGTRELADQEQAANAQFEAARQKIDDGYAELIANAAKLKDYSALLDEGEAQLSQGRELLAQKQSEVNTQLQSARNQLDDEQAKLDAAQADLNIQAEALSTTFGPAWPSGQWDVWLTAPAESATDAQAAFMTAFTPVLDKAVQALDAQISALNPDDPDDASLLATLQAQKAQLQVLPKAIPQLAGGLRQLSEGQVALDKNRTKLEQQQSEADTQFKATADTLDQNAIQLAAARAQLTVGRAQLQSGQNQLDAGAAELNAQEENARRQLTEGRQTLENGRQELVDGQAELADGQTELEEKKQEYEDAKIKAEQKLSNARAKLADIDTAKWYVQDRSALGGYASIESDAGSIEAVGTAFPIVFLVVAVLISLTTITRMVEEERGLIGTYKALGYRDAAIYSKYLLYAFAACLAGGILGDICGFILLPKFVFTVFQMLYMLPEYLFQFNLLYGLGGVLLFTVSISGAAAIACRTELIHMPAVLMCPKSPRTGSRVLLERVPAVWNRLSFLNKVTMRNLFRYKKRLFMTVAGIMGCTALVLCGFAIKNSVNDLMPKQYEHIYQYDLMAVTAADDNTEVMDRLSGDKSIAEFINVQTGNVKLKKITDGREEKVQLVVVPDDHSLEGYICLENTNGSPAALPESGVLITENASRMLDLKAGDTLFIQDDQLVQKESTVSGIMRNYLGNAVYMRQSVYEAAFGTYEPNAALAHLSNACTDHMAYADTLGRQDKMLSVSSTAELKESFSSAFSLVNSVVYLITGMAAGLAFIVLFSLSSTNISERTRELASMKVLGFYDKEVHLYVNKETLLLTLIGILMGLPVGRALGGSLTYVLNMPSVHFAVYVEPISYVFTALISFSFALIVNLITNRTLDHIDMIDSLKSVE from the coding sequence ATGAAAAATGCATTCCTTAAAGATATCTGGCGGACAATCCAGAAAAGCCGCAAACGCTTTTTTTCCATACTCATGATCACAGCTCTTGGGGTCACCATGCTCACAGGGCTTAAGGCCGCCTGCGACGACCTGCGCTATTCGGCGGACCATTTTTTTGATACCCAGAACCTTTACGACATTTCGGTCATGTCCACTCTGGGGCTGACCGATGAGGATGTGGCTGCGCTCTCGCAGTTGGACGGCGTCGAGACTGCTGAAGGCTCCTACAGCGAGACAGTTTACACCCAGGTGGATGACAAACGCCAGAACGCTGAGGTCAAGGTGCTGAGCGCTAAAGGCATGAACGAGCCTTATCTGCTGGAGGGCGTTCTTCCGCAGAAGGCAGATGAGATCGCTGTGACTCAAAAATACATGAAGAACACGGGTAAGGCTCTGGGCGACGCTCTCACTATTGAGGAAGATTTAGAGACCGCTGTGCTAGAAGACAGTACCGGAGACACCGACGAATGGGCCGAGGATTTTGAAGACAAGGCTGAAACGCCTACCTTTGCCAATACCACTTATAAGATTACCGGTGTGGTTCTGGACCCCATGGACATCAGCAACAACGAGGGCGCCTCTGCCTTCCGTTCCGCCTCTAACACAGATTTTACCTTTTTTGTCACTCCTGATGCCGTTGAAAGCGATGTCTTTACCGCCGTTTACTTGACGCTCACAGACAGCCGCAGCCTTATCTGTTACTCCGACGTGTACAAGGACAGCGTCCAACGGGTCATTCAGGCCATTGAGTCAAAGATCAAAACCGACCGCGAACAGGCGCGCACCCAATCCGTTACCGGTGAGGCTGCAGACAAGATCACTGATGCCGAGCAAAAAATGAACGAGCAGTTTGAAATGGCTGAGACCGAGTTCTCCGATGCCGAAAAAGAGCTGGCTGATGGGCGACAGAAGTTGGCTGACGGCCTGCGGGAACTGGAGAACGGGACCCGGGAGCTGGCTGATCAGGAACAGGCTGCCAATGCACAGTTTGAGGCAGCACGTCAGAAAATAGACGACGGCTACGCCGAACTCATCGCCAACGCCGCCAAGCTTAAGGACTACAGCGCCCTGCTGGATGAGGGTGAGGCACAGCTGAGCCAGGGGCGTGAGCTTCTGGCCCAAAAGCAGTCTGAGGTAAATACCCAGTTGCAGAGCGCCCGCAACCAGCTCGACGATGAGCAGGCAAAGCTGGATGCTGCCCAGGCAGACTTAAACATACAGGCGGAGGCCTTGTCTACCACGTTTGGGCCTGCCTGGCCCTCCGGGCAGTGGGACGTCTGGCTCACAGCGCCTGCGGAATCAGCGACGGATGCACAGGCAGCCTTTATGACTGCTTTCACACCTGTGCTTGATAAGGCTGTGCAGGCCCTCGACGCGCAGATTTCTGCCTTGAACCCGGATGACCCGGATGATGCCTCCCTTCTGGCAACGCTTCAGGCTCAAAAGGCCCAACTTCAGGTGCTGCCGAAAGCCATTCCCCAGCTGGCTGGCGGTCTGCGCCAGCTAAGCGAGGGCCAAGTGGCCCTGGATAAAAACCGGACAAAGCTGGAACAGCAGCAGAGCGAAGCTGACACCCAGTTTAAGGCCACGGCCGACACGCTGGACCAGAACGCTATACAGCTCGCAGCTGCCCGGGCTCAGCTGACTGTGGGCCGGGCTCAACTGCAAAGCGGCCAAAACCAGCTGGACGCCGGTGCAGCCGAGCTGAACGCTCAGGAGGAAAACGCTCGCAGACAACTGACTGAGGGGCGCCAAACGCTGGAAAACGGCCGTCAGGAGCTGGTCGACGGCCAGGCTGAGCTGGCAGACGGTCAGACTGAATTGGAAGAAAAAAAGCAGGAATATGAGGATGCCAAAATCAAGGCTGAACAAAAGCTTTCGAACGCCCGTGCCAAGCTGGCAGACATCGACACTGCCAAATGGTATGTCCAGGACCGGAGCGCTCTCGGTGGTTATGCCAGCATTGAAAGTGACGCTGGCTCCATCGAGGCGGTCGGAACGGCTTTTCCCATTGTCTTTCTAGTAGTGGCGGTGCTTATCAGCCTAACTACCATTACACGTATGGTGGAGGAGGAGCGAGGACTTATCGGCACCTATAAGGCCCTGGGCTATCGGGATGCCGCCATTTACAGCAAATATCTGCTCTATGCCTTTGCGGCCTGTCTGGCCGGTGGGATTCTGGGAGATATCTGCGGCTTTATCCTGCTGCCCAAATTTGTATTCACAGTTTTCCAGATGCTTTACATGCTGCCGGAATACCTGTTCCAATTTAACCTGCTCTATGGTCTGGGCGGCGTACTGTTATTTACAGTGAGCATCTCCGGTGCCGCGGCCATTGCCTGCCGTACCGAGCTGATCCATATGCCCGCTGTGCTCATGTGTCCCAAATCGCCGCGCACTGGTTCCCGGGTACTGCTGGAGCGCGTTCCTGCTGTCTGGAACCGTTTGTCCTTTTTAAATAAGGTGACCATGCGAAACCTGTTCCGCTATAAAAAACGCCTGTTTATGACTGTAGCTGGCATCATGGGCTGTACCGCCCTGGTACTCTGCGGCTTTGCCATCAAGAACTCCGTTAATGACCTTATGCCCAAGCAATATGAACACATTTACCAGTACGACCTCATGGCTGTCACCGCGGCAGATGATAATACCGAGGTCATGGACCGTCTGTCCGGAGACAAAAGCATCGCGGAATTTATCAATGTGCAAACCGGCAATGTCAAGCTGAAAAAAATCACTGATGGACGGGAGGAAAAGGTGCAGCTTGTTGTCGTGCCCGACGATCACTCTCTTGAAGGCTATATCTGCCTGGAAAACACCAATGGCTCTCCGGCTGCTCTGCCGGAAAGCGGGGTGTTAATCACTGAAAACGCCTCCCGAATGCTGGACCTGAAAGCTGGTGATACGCTCTTTATCCAGGATGATCAACTCGTCCAGAAGGAATCAACGGTCTCGGGAATTATGCGCAACTACCTTGGGAATGCGGTTTATATGCGCCAGAGCGTTTATGAGGCAGCGTTCGGCACCTACGAGCCCAATGCCGCCCTCGCGCATCTCTCAAACGCCTGCACCGACCATATGGCCTATGCCGATACCCTTGGCCGTCAGGATAAAATGCTGTCAGTTTCGAGCACTGCCGAGCTCAAGGAAAGCTTTTCTTCAGCCTTCTCTTTGGTAAACTCGGTGGTGTACCTGATTACAGGCATGGCGGCCGGCCTGGCCTTTATCGTGCTGTTTTCCCTGTCCTCCACCAATATCTCGGAGCGGACGCGGGAACTCGCTTCCATGAAGGTGCTTGGTTTTTACGACAAGGAAGTTCACCTCTATGTGAATAAGGAAACGCTCCTCCTCACCCTTATCGGCATTCTGATGGGCCTTCCAGTTGGCCGCGCACTGGGCGGCAGCCTGACCTACGTGCTCAACATGCCCTCAGTCCACTTTGCCGTCTATGTTGAGCCCATCAGCTATGTCTTCACAGCGCTGATCTCCTTCAGCTTCGCGCTCATCGTCAACCTCATAACCAACAGGACCTTAGATCATATTGATATGATTGATTCGCTTAAAAGTGTGGAATAG
- a CDS encoding LCP family protein, with the protein MLSVVLVCLIILIGSGAVYCFSILRGISGNRLDTGQLHINQKLDRDVSNIAVFGLDGRDDVDGNRSDSIMLVTVNYKNGNVKATSLMRDLMVKIPERKENGVSYEKVNAAYDYGGPELAIQTLNEKLDLNISDYVSIDFNCLVDVVDALGGVEINIPNESVLHWTNQYIMDDNDKVGKSDPFLTQTGVQTVTGIQALSFCRERYSDNDYMRTKRQREVFEQIAQKLFNSDIFTDLNLLGKVYPYVQTSLLLKDMTRYAKTFMSLNSKSFDGYRVPLDDYSYGDMIDGVWYLVPDTLADNAIVLHKILYGNDSGYTPSDDLMKISDTIAEQTGGKTGVTIDISAPFECYLKDSDNENVVVPVEDAP; encoded by the coding sequence GTGCTCAGTGTTGTTTTAGTTTGTCTGATCATTCTGATTGGGAGTGGTGCGGTCTACTGCTTCAGCATTTTGCGGGGGATCTCTGGTAACCGGCTGGATACAGGCCAGCTCCACATTAACCAAAAGCTGGATAGAGACGTCTCCAATATCGCTGTTTTTGGCCTCGATGGCCGCGATGATGTTGACGGTAACCGCTCGGACTCCATCATGCTAGTCACCGTCAATTACAAAAACGGCAATGTCAAGGCTACCTCCCTCATGCGGGACTTAATGGTCAAAATTCCCGAAAGAAAAGAGAACGGCGTAAGCTACGAAAAGGTCAACGCTGCCTATGATTACGGCGGTCCTGAACTGGCCATACAGACCTTGAATGAAAAGCTGGACTTAAATATTTCGGACTATGTTTCCATTGATTTTAATTGTCTGGTGGATGTGGTCGACGCCCTGGGTGGGGTCGAGATCAATATTCCCAACGAATCTGTGCTCCACTGGACAAACCAGTATATCATGGATGACAATGACAAGGTGGGAAAATCCGACCCATTTCTTACACAGACGGGCGTCCAGACTGTTACCGGAATCCAGGCTCTGTCCTTCTGCCGTGAGCGCTACAGCGACAACGACTATATGCGCACCAAGCGTCAGCGGGAGGTCTTTGAGCAGATTGCCCAAAAGCTTTTTAACAGCGATATTTTTACAGATCTCAATCTCCTCGGCAAGGTTTATCCCTATGTGCAGACCTCGCTGCTGCTTAAGGATATGACGCGCTATGCCAAGACTTTCATGTCGCTTAATAGCAAGAGCTTTGATGGCTACAGGGTTCCCCTTGACGATTATTCCTACGGTGATATGATCGACGGGGTCTGGTACCTTGTACCCGACACGCTGGCCGACAATGCCATTGTACTGCACAAGATTCTGTACGGCAATGACTCGGGCTACACCCCCTCGGATGATCTCATGAAGATCAGCGATACCATCGCCGAACAGACCGGCGGCAAAACCGGCGTTACCATTGACATCAGTGCCCCTTTTGAGTGTTATCTAAAGGATTCTGACAACGAAAATGTAGTGGTGCCTGTAGAGGACGCACCGTAA